The Benincasa hispida cultivar B227 chromosome 9, ASM972705v1, whole genome shotgun sequence genome has a segment encoding these proteins:
- the LOC120085114 gene encoding uncharacterized protein LOC120085114, translated as MAYYEAPSFSLGLDLDLDFEPQIPLPDCATQKPSSGCSEGINASSKEDDGGLVGTGVADSPRKFKRLKRGPARCSSLSKNSESSPLLSVVDDDIEEFSSPEDCPRVSTDHHPSSLFQSVCSSSKAPLHGIFTPPTSSQLKARKDEQTVDAPTSVGLEKQNKSLFSNLTISPLRKFQLLESDSDEPSSCDNQSRKGPKVASSLNKQKSTFGLSATVDVKKKSLTASITEKEDLWKDFCQTRSVHLPTPAFDEVCKEFSQLKQHNKAATELGSSAHISYMDNRTINSSCSNEMMYKPGCPAHDYFFHDDPRIQKLVRSRLPYFFPLGVDGSRGSVIDYMRQFSNGEASTSRPSQVNMEISSKRSTSISKGFRNIVSKCRPNEKAVSPLSSRRAPKRAATQKNKIGSSSRNVKSKQRASNCELLEDSGNWIDPKGSFSLPRDAGKRRVHAGGQSAGHWYTSPEGKKVYVTKSGEELTGRMAYRFYKKDTGGFRKSKKKGATKKKK; from the exons ATGGCTTACTATGAAGCTCCCTCGTTCTCTCTCGGCCTTGATTTGGATTTGGATTTCGAGCCCCAAATTCCTTTGCCGGATTGCGCTACTCAGAAACCATCTTCGGGCTGTTCGGAGGGTATCAATGCTTCGTCGAAAGAGGACGATGGTGGCTTGGTGGGAACAGGGGTTGCGGACTCGCCTAGAAAATTTAAGCGGCTCAAACGTGGGCCAGCTCGATGTTCTTCGTTATCCAAGAATAGCGAATCATCACCTTTGTTATCTGTAGTCGATGATGACATCGAAGAGTTTTCATCCCCAGAAGATTGTCCCAGAG TTTCAACAGACCATCATCCATCCTCACTCTTCCAATCTGTCTGCAGTAGTTCAAAGGCTCCTTTACATGGGATCTTCACTCCTCCCACTTCCAGCCAGCTGAAGGCAAGAAAAGACGAACAGACTGTAGACGCCCCAACTTCTGTTGGTTTGGAAAAGCAAAATAAGtcattattttctaatttaaccATTAGTCCTCTTCGAAAGTTCCAGTTACTTGAATCTGATTCAGATGAGCCCTCTAGCTGTGACAATCAAAGCAGAAAAGGGCCCAAAGTAGCTTCATCTTTAAACAAGCAAAAGTCTACATTTGGTCTCTCTGCAACAGTGGAtgtgaaaaagaaaagtttgacTGCGAGTATTACTGAAAAAGAGGATCTATGGAAAGATTTTTGTCAAACGAGAAGTGTTCATTTGCCAACACCAGCCTTTGATGAAGTCTGTAAGGAATTTTCACAGTTAAAGCAGCATAATAAAGCCGCTACTGAATTAGGAAGTAGTGCTCATATTAGCTACATGGATAATCGCACCATCAATAGTAGCTGCTCAAATGAAATGATGTATAAGCCCGGCTGTCCTGCTCATGACTATTTTTTTCATGATGATCCAAGGATTCAAAAATTAGTTCGCAGTCGCTTACCATACTTTTTCCCATTGGGAGTTGACGGCAGCAGAGGATCGGTGATTGATTATAT GAGACAATTTAGCAATGGAGAGGCTTCAACTAGCCGACCTTCACAGGTTAACATGGAGATAAgttcaaaaagatcaacaagtaTATCAAAAGGATTTAGGAACATCGTGTCCAAATGTCGGCCCAATGAGAAAGCTGTCTCACCATTAAGCAGTAGAAGAGCGCCCAAAAGGGCAGcaactcaaaaaaataaaattggtagCAGTTCTAGAAATGTCAAAAGTAAACAAAGGGCGTCAAACTGTGAACTCCTAGAGGATTCTGGAAACTGGATTGATCCAAAGGGCTCTTTTAGCCTTCCTAGAGACGCTGGGAAAAGAAGGGTCCATGCAGGTGGGCAATCAGCTGGTCACTGGTATACATCCCCTGAAGGGAAGAAG GTATACGTCACTAAAAGTGGGGAGGAGTTGACCGGCCGAATGGCATATAGATTTTACAAAAAG GATACTGGAGGCTTTAGGAAGTCAAAAAAGAAAGGAGCTaccaagaagaagaaatga